A part of Gossypium hirsutum isolate 1008001.06 chromosome A07, Gossypium_hirsutum_v2.1, whole genome shotgun sequence genomic DNA contains:
- the LOC107955541 gene encoding 3-dehydroquinate synthase homolog isoform X1 yields the protein MASLSSASVSLVRTPTHLPCFRSNHGKVQSLNRYSKTKTTHLSINSSLRMCSIAASDSPLSTSMYELSSKKVWIWTENSQVMTAAVERGWDTFIFSSLNQGLANEWSKIALIDPLFIKEREIFDNAGERVATIFQVSTPSELKKLHPEAHHVENVVIDLLDWQVIPAENIVAEFQGSKTTVFAVSKSPAEAQLFLEALEHGLGGVVLKVEVVKAVLDLKEYFNRRNEVHNRLSLTKATITQVHAVGMGDRVCVDLCSLMRPGEGLLVGSFARGLFLVHSECLESSYIASRPFRVNAGPVHAYVATPGGKTSYLSELKAGKEVIVVDQTGKMRTAIVGRVKIETRPFILVEAKIDANDQTVYSILLQTAETVALVCPHEGNRTQKTVIPVTSLKAGDEVLLRLQGGARHTGIEIKEFIVEN from the exons ATGGCTTCGCTGTCCTCTGCTTCTGTCTCTCTTGTCAGAACCCCAACTCACCTCCCCTGCTTCAG ATCAAATCATGGAAAGGTTCAGTCTTTGAACAGATATAGCAAAACCAAGACAACCCATTTGAGTATTAATTCAAGTCTTCGAATGTGTTCCATTGCTGCTTCTGATTCGCCACTCTCTACGTCAATGTATGAATTATCATCCAAGAAGGTATGGATTTGGACTGAAAACAGTCAAGTAATGACTGCTGCAGTGGAAAGAGGATGGGATACcttcatcttttcttcactgAATCAAGGGCTTGCCAATGAATGGTCAA aaattgcattgattgatcctctTTTCATTAAAGAAAGAGAGATTTTCGATAATGCCGGCGAAAGAGTTGCTACAATTTTTCAGGTTTCAACTCCCTCAGAGTTAAAGAAGCTCCACCCTGAGGCTCATCATGTAGAGAATGTTGTTATTGATTTACTAGATTGGCAG GTGATTCCTGCAGAAAATATTGTGGCAGAGTTCCAAGGCAGTAAAACGACTGTGTTTGCTGTCTCGAAATCACCTGCTGAAGCACAACTATTTCTCGAG GCCTTGGAGCATGGACTTGGTGGGGTTGTTTTAAAAGTTGAGGTTGTCAAAGCTGTTCTTGATTTGAAG GAGTACTTCAATAGAAGGAATGAAGTTCACAACAGATTGAGCTTGACAAAAGCTACTATAACTCAGGTTCATGCAGTCGGAATGGGTGATCGGGTTTGTGTGGACCTTTGTAGTCTCATGAGGCCCGGTGAGGGACTTTTG GTTGGGTCATTTGCTAGAGGACTTTTTCTTGTTCACTCGGAATGTTTGGAGTCGAGTTACATTGCAAGTAGACCTTTTCGAGTCAATGCT GGGCCTGTGCATGCTTATGTAGCTACCCCTGGAGGTAAAACAAGCTATCTTTCCGAGTTAAAAGCGGGCAAAGAGGTGATTGTGGTCGATCAAACAGGCAAAATGCGAACAGCTATTGTCGGCCGTGTTAAGATTGAGACCCGACCATTTATCCTCGTTGAAGCAAAG ATAGATGCAAATGATCAAACCGTATACAGCATTCTTCTGCAGACTGCCGAAACAGTTGCGTTGGTTTGTCCGCATGAAG GTAATAGAACGCAAAAGACTGTGATTCCTGTGACCTCCCTGAAAGCTGGGGACGAAGTTTTGCTAAGGCTACAAGGTGGGGCTCGACATACCGGaatagagataaaagaattcatTGTCGAAAATTGA
- the LOC107955541 gene encoding 3-dehydroquinate synthase homolog isoform X2 gives MASLSSASVSLVRTPTHLPCFRSNHGKVQSLNRYSKTKTTHLSINSSLRMCSIAASDSPLSTSMYELSSKKVWIWTENSQVMTAAVERGWDTFIFSSLNQGLANEWSKIALIDPLFIKEREIFDNAGERVATIFQVSTPSELKKLHPEAHHVENVVIDLLDWQVIPAENIVAEFQGSKTTVFAVSKSPAEAQLFLEALEHGLGGVVLKVEVVKAVLDLKVHAVGMGDRVCVDLCSLMRPGEGLLVGSFARGLFLVHSECLESSYIASRPFRVNAGPVHAYVATPGGKTSYLSELKAGKEVIVVDQTGKMRTAIVGRVKIETRPFILVEAKIDANDQTVYSILLQTAETVALVCPHEGNRTQKTVIPVTSLKAGDEVLLRLQGGARHTGIEIKEFIVEN, from the exons ATGGCTTCGCTGTCCTCTGCTTCTGTCTCTCTTGTCAGAACCCCAACTCACCTCCCCTGCTTCAG ATCAAATCATGGAAAGGTTCAGTCTTTGAACAGATATAGCAAAACCAAGACAACCCATTTGAGTATTAATTCAAGTCTTCGAATGTGTTCCATTGCTGCTTCTGATTCGCCACTCTCTACGTCAATGTATGAATTATCATCCAAGAAGGTATGGATTTGGACTGAAAACAGTCAAGTAATGACTGCTGCAGTGGAAAGAGGATGGGATACcttcatcttttcttcactgAATCAAGGGCTTGCCAATGAATGGTCAA aaattgcattgattgatcctctTTTCATTAAAGAAAGAGAGATTTTCGATAATGCCGGCGAAAGAGTTGCTACAATTTTTCAGGTTTCAACTCCCTCAGAGTTAAAGAAGCTCCACCCTGAGGCTCATCATGTAGAGAATGTTGTTATTGATTTACTAGATTGGCAG GTGATTCCTGCAGAAAATATTGTGGCAGAGTTCCAAGGCAGTAAAACGACTGTGTTTGCTGTCTCGAAATCACCTGCTGAAGCACAACTATTTCTCGAG GCCTTGGAGCATGGACTTGGTGGGGTTGTTTTAAAAGTTGAGGTTGTCAAAGCTGTTCTTGATTTGAAG GTTCATGCAGTCGGAATGGGTGATCGGGTTTGTGTGGACCTTTGTAGTCTCATGAGGCCCGGTGAGGGACTTTTG GTTGGGTCATTTGCTAGAGGACTTTTTCTTGTTCACTCGGAATGTTTGGAGTCGAGTTACATTGCAAGTAGACCTTTTCGAGTCAATGCT GGGCCTGTGCATGCTTATGTAGCTACCCCTGGAGGTAAAACAAGCTATCTTTCCGAGTTAAAAGCGGGCAAAGAGGTGATTGTGGTCGATCAAACAGGCAAAATGCGAACAGCTATTGTCGGCCGTGTTAAGATTGAGACCCGACCATTTATCCTCGTTGAAGCAAAG ATAGATGCAAATGATCAAACCGTATACAGCATTCTTCTGCAGACTGCCGAAACAGTTGCGTTGGTTTGTCCGCATGAAG GTAATAGAACGCAAAAGACTGTGATTCCTGTGACCTCCCTGAAAGCTGGGGACGAAGTTTTGCTAAGGCTACAAGGTGGGGCTCGACATACCGGaatagagataaaagaattcatTGTCGAAAATTGA
- the LOC107955542 gene encoding pentatricopeptide repeat-containing protein At5g39980, chloroplastic, whose amino-acid sequence MTTSSFSSMQSEAIAASSFFSIPFLSLLKPQIHITIPLTVKTRNHFILQALSSSSPAKDVWRRPGTTRFHRPKAPQNPTFLDHSVDMDELLASISKTQNENDLFILLSPYKTRQLSIRFMVSLLSREKDWQRSLALLDWINEEARYSPSLFAYNVVIRNVVKAKEWAVAHGLFEEMREKGLTPDRFTYSTLITYFGKEGMFDLALSWLQKMENDGVSGDLVLFSNLIELSRKLRDYSKAISIFNKLKRSGIVPDLVCYNSMINVFGKAKLFREARLLVKEMREIGVMPDTVSYSTMLNMFVENSKFVEALSVFAEMNEVKCPLDLTTCNIMIDVYGQLDMAREADRLFWSMRKMGIEPNVVSYNTLLKVYGEAELFGEAIHLFRLMQRKDIEQNVVTYNTMIKIYGKSLEHEKANNLVQEMQNRGIEPNAITYSTIISIWGKAGKLDRAAMLFQKLRSSGVEIDQVLYQTMIVAYERAGLVAHAKRLLHELKQPDNLPRDIAITILARAGRIEEATWVFRQACEAGEVKDISVFGLMIDLYSRNKKHANVIEVFEKMRSAGYFPDSNVIALVLNAYGKVREFDKADAVYKEMQEEGCVYPDEVHFQMLSLYGARKDFKMIETMFEKLDSDPNVNKKELHLVVASIYERGNRLNDASEIMNRMNERGILS is encoded by the coding sequence ATGACGACTTCATCTTTCTCTTCCATGCAATCGGAAGCCATAGCtgcatcttctttcttttctattcCATTTCTATCCCTCCTCAAACCTCAAATTCACATAACCATACCCTTAACGGTGAAAACCCGAAACCATTTCATCCTCCAGGCACTCTCTTCTTCTTCACCAGCCAAAGACGTATGGAGAAGACCCGGAACGACCCGGTTTCACCGACCCAAAGCGCCTCAAAACCCGACATTTTTGGACCACAGCGTCGACATGGACGAGCTTTTGGCTTCAATCTCCAAGACCCAAAACGAAAATGATCTTTTTATCCTTCTATCCCCATACAAAACCCGTCAACTCTCCATCCGTTTCATGGTTTCACTCCTTTCCCGCGAAAAAGACTGGCAAAGATCATTAGCTTTACTCGATTGGATCAACGAAGAAGCCCGTTACTCACCTTCACTCTTCGCCTACAACGTTGTCATTCGAAACGTTGTGAAAGCTAAAGAATGGGCTGTTGCGCATGGCCTGTTTGAAGAAATGCGTGAGAAAGGGTTAACACCCGACAGGTTTACTTATTCCACATTGATAACCTATTTTGGGAAAGAGGGTATGTTTGATTTGGCTTTATCTTGGCTTCAAAAGATGGAAAACGATGGGGTTTCTGGTGATCTTGTTTTGTTTAGTAATTTGATTGAATTATCAAGGAAGTTACGTGATTATTCCAAAGCCATTTCGATTTTTAATAAGTTGAAGAGATCAGGGATTGTGCCTGATCTTGTTTGTTATAATTCCATGATTAATGTCTTTGGGAAGGCTAAATTGTTTAGAGAAGCAAGGTTGCTAGTGAAAGAAATGAGGGAAATCGGGGTAATGCCAGATACTGTTAGCTATTCAACTATGTTGAATATGTTCGTAGAGAATTCTAAGTTTGTTGAGGCATTATCAGTGTTTGCTGAGATGAATGAAGTGAAATGCCCCTTAGATCTTACTACTTGTAATATCATGATTGATGTTTATGGTCAGCTTGATATGGCTAGGGAGGCAGATAGACTGTTTTGGAGTATGAGGAAGATGGGGATTGAGCCTAATGTTGTTAGTTATAATACCCTTTTGAAAGTTTACGGTGAGGCCGAGCTTTTCGGGGAAGCAATTCATCTTTTCAGGTTGATGCAGAGAAAGGATATCGAACAGAATGTTGTTACCTATAACACGATGATTAAGATTTATGGGAAGTCGTTGGAGCACGAAAAGGCGAATAATCTCGTGCAAGAGATGCAAAATAGAGGGATTGAGCCGAATGCCATTACGTATTCGACTATAATATCGATATGGGGTAAGGCAGGGAAGTTAGATAGGGCTGCAATGTTGTTTCAGAAGTTGAGGAGCTCCGGGGTTGAGATCGATCAAGTGCTTTATCAAACAATGATCGTGGCTTACGAACGAGCTGGATTGGTTGCTCATGCTAAACGCTTGCTTCACGAGCTTAAGCAACCAGACAATCTCCCTAGGGATATAGCAATCACCATCCTTGCTCGTGCTGGTCgaattgaagaagctacatgggttTTCAGGCAGGCATGTGAAGCTGGTGAAGTAAAGGATATATCTGTGTTTGGATTGATGATTGATCTTTACTCAAGGAACAAGAAGCATGCAAACGTCATCGAGGTGTTCGAGAAGATGAGGAGTGCCGGGTATTTCCCTGActctaatgtgattgcattggtGCTAAATGCGTATGGAAAGGTAAGAGAGTTCGATAAAGCAGATGCTGTATATAAAGAGATGCAAGAAGAAGGTTGCGTTTATCCTGATGAAGTTCATTTCCAAATGCTTAGTCTGTATGGTGCCAGAAAAGACTTTAAGATGATTGAAACAATGTTTGAAAAGCTTGATTCAGATCCAAACGTCAATAAAAAAGAGCTGCATCTTGTTGTTGCTAGTATTTATGAAAGAGGAAACAGATTAAATGATGCATCAGAAATCATGAACAGAATGAATGAAAGAGGAATCCTTTCTTAA